Below is a window of Candidatus Zixiibacteriota bacterium DNA.
TTTTGGCCGCCACCGGAATCAAGCCAAGCGCCATCGCTTCAATAAGGATGGTCGGCGAGGAGTCTGATATGGCGGCCGAGAGACAGACATCAAAACCGGCCATGAAGGGCACAAAGCCACATCTTGGCATTCTGTCATAGAATAGGACCCCAGCGTCGGATAGGGACGATAGCCTATTACGGAACTCACCAAGAAGTGATCCGGAAGCAGGGAATGTTATCTTTACTTTGCCTTCCCGGATCAATGGCTTCAGGGCATCGATGATAAAGCTGTTGTTGTAGACGGGTTCTTGACCACGAGGGACAATTATCCGCAGCGGTCGGCCAAGGGCATAGTCTACCCGATGATGATCCAACGCCGCTCGTTCAACTCCCCAGCCGATGGTTTCGATACGTCTGGTTGGTGCCAAAGACGATGTTTCTTCCGCCAGGTAATCTGAGTCCGTCACGATACAGTCAGCGGTCAATAAGGCTCTTCGTACTTTTCGACGTCGCAGAGACGACATATGCGGCACAATGAGTACATCCGATCCCAGCACATGAAGCAGATAAGGAACCTCAGGATGGTGTCCCATGAGTGATGCAAGGAAACCGTAACCCGAAGCAAAATGGGCATTAATGATGTCGGGCTTAAAACGTTTCAGCAACGCTCTGGCCCGAAAAGCCGACATGATGTAATGCTGAGTGCGTACTTCCCCCCTTGGTCGCAGATGGAAATGCAGCATACGACCCCGCTCGACAGAGGCTACCAATACCCGACAACCCAGCCGTCGCAACTCACCGGCGAAGCGTTCCGTATGGAACGAGCGGCTGTCGGCCAAAAGCAATATTTTCAACCTGTCCCGGCTCACAGAAAACGCCCCAACCCTTTCTGTCGAATCAGGCAGTTATACTGATAAACCACTCCTCCCCATTTGGCCTTATAGGAAGCTACGCCCGGAACGTCCTCGGGCGATGCACCCAGGTTCAGGTATTTCAAGTCGTGCCCGACAGCGTTCCGCGCGGCATAGTAGGGAATGTACTTAGATGGATGAAGGAAAGAATATGCCTCGTCAAAGTATGCCTGCCAGTGGAGCAACTGGTCGTCATTAACAATGAAGATGTTGGAAGACACGGGGTGACCTTCAAACTCACACCAGAACCATCGCACACGATCATCACCTGCGGCCAGAACAGCCATCGCAGAGAAAAACTCCGGCGAGTACTTGCATTTCTGGCCAGTGCGTTGTTCGAATATACTAACAAGGTCAAGGAACCCGGACATGTGTGTATCGCCACTAAAGGGGATAACTTCAATCCCCTCTTTCTCAGCTTTGCGAATCTGCTGACGGAGCTTCTTGTCGGGCGGTTGCCAATCGGGATCGCTAATATCGACCAGACTGGTTTGGCACGGCTCATGTTTGAAACGATTGTCCGATGGCAAGTTTGACCTGAAGTCGTAGATGTGCGTCGTGGCATAGTGGTAGTCGGCTATGGCGGCCAGCAGCAAACGACCCAGTTCCTGCTTGTTGTCTCCGTCTTTCGATGACAACACAAGACCTCCATAACAGCCATTGGGCATGGACATGAAACGCACCATAGGTCGCCGACCGTACTCAACTCCCGGCAGAAGGGCGACTATCTCACCGTCTTCTTCCGCTATCCATACGACCGGTGTTCCCCCGTGGGATTCCCAAACAAAGGCAAACCCCGGCGAAGTAAAAAATGGACCGTTCGTCAACAGCAGAGAATCTTCACCTGCCAATTGTTCCACCAGAGTGCGATAGACTTTCATCGCTCTCGAACCACCAGAACCTTACCTTGAGCTATACCGCCATTGTCATCAGTAAGAATAAAGAGATAGACGCCGGAGGCCACTTTGCGTCCATCGTGATTGCGGCCGTCCCAGGAACTGTTGACCTGAAACTCGACTACCGCCTCACCGGCGACAGTGAAAAGGCATACTGTTCCCGGGCGATTGTAGTTGAACTCAAGGCGGTCGTCATCGGAGCGAATAACGAACGGGTTGGGAACCGGAACAACCGAGTTCAGAACCGTTGTGCGGTGCCTGATCTGAGGCTCCAGGATAGAGAGACCAGCGTCCGTTGCGATATACAAATCGCCGGTCGTACCATCGAGTGCCAAGTCGGATATACCATTGGAGACAAGGTCGGAATTGATAACCGTGTAGGCGACAACATAACCTGTCCCAGCCTCTCGGTAAGCCAGTCCAGAGCCGGTACCAATCCAGAGATTGCCACGTCCATCAAAGGTCAGGGCGGTGATGTCGGAACCAATCCCAACCGGCAGGTTTACGTCAACGAACTGTTCGGTACCAAAATCCCAGCGCGACAAGCCGAAGTTTGTACCGACCCAAGCGTCACCCGTGGGAGAATATGTGATGATATTAATGGTATTTGAAATCAAAGGAGAGTTTTCACGAGTATACTGAATACAATCCGCACTGATCGAGCCATCTGGTTCGTTCGACAAATCGCATAGATACACGCCGGAACCTTGGGTCCCAACTGCCAGTTGTTGAGGACTGCATCCCAGTCCGGTTACCAGGTTGTCGGTCAAACCCTCGGTTTCACCGAATGAGCCCCAGGCAGAGGGATCATCAAGACGGTCAAGCGGACAGAAGGCGACCGGGGCATTATTATAGGCCAGGAAACAACTGGCATAAATGCGGACACCGTCGGTTGCAACACCATTGACCACAGAGAAGTTGTGCCCGGCCGGGATACCCACACAGGTGGAGTTATTGTTGTCATATCTGGCCAGTGAATCTCCATCGAAACGCCAAAGCCCGTGACCTTTGGTTCCCCCCCACACGATGCCACTGGAGTCGGTGATGAGACTGGTGGTCAACTCGTGAGTACCGGTATTGGCATCTTCCCAGATTTCTCCGTTGAACCGAGCATATTTCGCAAACAGCTCAGGGCCATGTCCGATAATGATTTGCCCTTCGCCGTCAATGGCCACCCTTGTCACAAAATCGCCAGGCAATCCGGTGTGCTGATATTCCTCCCAATTACCTGAACGGTCGGTATAGATGCCACCTCCGGTAACATTCACCCAACGCTCACCCCGCCAGGTAGTACCGGTTACCGGAAGAGAGGGCAGACCGACAGTCGAAAGAACTGTAGCCATACCCGAAACGACAACCCCCATTCCGGATGAAAAGTACACAAACAGCGAATCATTCTCAGTCACGAGATCGTAGACACGTCGTCCGGCTGCTATCGAGGCCAAAGAAAACGAAGTATCGGAGTCACTGATGTCAAGCTGGAAGAGACCCTGTGATGTGCCAATATAGAGTTCGGAGTCGAAAGCAGCTACGGCCGTAATCGTATCGGACCCCAGTTCGGGATAATCTGAGACAGTAAAATGCGTCCAGGCTGACGGTGGAAACAATGAACCGGAACCGCTCTTGTCGGCTGCTACCAAGCCAAATGATGTAGCCACCCACACCTGGTCTCCATCGACAGCAACATCATAGACAGACGGAAATGAGTTGATAGTCGTCAGCGGGAAATGGCCCTCGATCTGCCCACCGTCGTTGATCTTCGAAAACAAAACCAAGCCGGTGTCGGTACCAACCCATAGATTGTCACCGTCGTCTTCAAGCGCGGTCAAAAGGAACAGATCGGCATCGGTCGGACGAAACAGAAACTGCTGTGGATCATCCGGTTCGAATTTGATCAACCTTCCGAAAGTGGCCAGCCAGGTTTGTCCATCGGCGTCTACCATTACGTCGGAGATGTCGATTGTACCGAGCCCATCGGTGTTAAGAAATTGTCGACCTGGTTGGTCAGGGTTGTCGATTATCAACAGCCCGCCCGAAGTAGCCGCGTAGAGGGCATCGTCGATTACCAAAAGCCGTCGTACATCCCTAAACGATGTAAGTGTTGTCCAGTCGCCGTCCGCCGCCGTCAGTCCTGTCGACAATAACATCAGCAGGAAAAGGCAGAGACTTAACGTCGCCAAATAATGGCCAATAGTTTTCGTGCTAACCATAGGGTAATGAATATACAGCTTAGGACAGCTGTCAGCAAGAAAGAGAACCGACCCACAACGTCCCCAAATCGTGTAAATACCGAGTAGCCATCCACGACACCCACACTACTGACAAGAGTCGCAACCTCGTACAGCTCCAGTTCGTCTCGGACCCGACCATAGCGGTCAACTACATAGGTAAGGCCACTGTTGGCAACTCTGGCCATCCAACACCGATTTTCTACTGCCCTGGTGATGAACATACGAGAATGCTGGTGAATACCCACCGACCTGCCAAACCATGTATCGTTGGTAATGCCCACCATGAAGTCAGCGCCATCAAGGATTGATTGTCGTACAAACTCCGGAAAAGTACACTCAAAGCATATCAATGCCCCATAGAGATGATCACCCAGCTCGAACAACCGGGCTGAATCACCGGGATAGAAATCCGACCACCAGCGTACGCCCCATTGGTCAATAAACGTCAGGTAACTCTCAAGCGCACCTTTCTTCAGAAACGTAAGATGATCCTGGTAAGGAACATGTTCGGAAAACGGGACGAGCTTCATCTTGTCATGCTGTCCAACTACCCGGCCGGTAGAGTCAAACTGGAAGCAGGCGTTGTGATAACGCGCCTGTCCACCTGATCTTGAGGCAGACAACGCTCCTACCAGATGCGGAGCTGATGTTGTGGCCGCAATTCCCCCTACTCGCTTAAGAGCTTTTTGATCGTGTGACAGATAGGATGGCGCGGAAGTTTCCGGCCAGATGTACAGATCAATCGTAGTGTCGTCAACGGCACGGGCAAGCGAATCGTATAGACGATAGCTGTGCTCCTGATTTCCTTTCGCCCATTTGACTTCTATAGGCACCGATCCCTGCATCAGGGCGACATCAATTGTCCCAGGCACCGGATAGGGCGGGGTGACAACCCAGCCATAGGCGGTCAGACTACTCACGATGGCCAGCGATACGAAGACGGAAGTGAGCTTCCTCTCCGGTGACAAACATCGCCTGAGCAGTTGGCAGAGTAAAACGTTAACGCCTACAATCAGGAAGGTCAGACCATGAACTGAGATTACAGATACTACTTGCAGGACATAAAGAAAGTACGCTTGCGTATAGCCCAGGTCCGACCACGGAAAAGCAAATTCCGAAAGCGTACGAAAATACTCCATGCCCGTCCACAGGAATGGCATCGCCACAAATGCAAGAATGGGCCGTATGTGGTACAGACGATGGAACAGCATAAAGACAGCGGTATAGTAGAAGGCTACGATCACGACTGCCGCCACCATACCCGGAGGAGTCACCATAGCTACCCAGTAGATTGAGAACAGGTTGAAAAAGAAGCTGAAGAAATACGCGGCGTTAAAGGCCTGACGACCTTTGAGACGAGCGACAATCATGATTGGTCTGGCCAGCGCCACCCATGCCAGGACTCCCCAGTAGCCGGGATAAAACGCCAGCGACAAGAGGAACGCCCAGATAATTAACTCCAGACGGCGTTTGCGCAGGTCAATGTCGGCCGGTAGGAAGAATCGGCCAATTTTTTTCAGTATGTTCGTCAGTTGTCGTATCCTTTTCAGGCCGTCATACTGAGCAGAGTCGAAGTACGGCGGTCTTATTCAATGCTTGGTCACCCTTCGACTCCGCTCAGGGTGACAATAGTAAGTCAGGTTGCTTGCAACCTGACGCAGGCTTCTGGATTCCTGCGTTCGCAGGAATGACAAGTGTCGTAGGGTGGAACCCTTTAGCGGTTCCGCCAGGCATCGCCTGTTTTCCGGCAGGAGCGCAGGGCTCCTGCCCTACAAGACTACTTACAAGATTGAACAGTCCGGAACAAGTATTTTGATGCGTGTACTTATTGTTCGGTTTGGTCGGAGTACTTCTCGATCAGCGCCTGGAAGCGCGGGTGGTCGCGGAGTGGATCCCATCGAGGGTGCAGACGAATTCCACCAACCTGGATCCGTGAAGGATGGCTCAGTAGATAATCCAACAAATCAATAGACTTGTCATACTCACCAACCCAAGCGTAGACCACCGCCAGGGAGACAAGTCTTTCTGAACCCGCGACCTCGTCTTTGGAGACAGGCATAAGTCTGGTAGCCAATTCTGCATGTTCAACGGCCCTGAGATTCTGACCGAGGCCGACATAAACCTCCGCCAGGGGGCTGTGGAAATCAGCTACGTCAGGACTGGCCTCTACCTGCGCCTCCCAAATGACCCTGGCCGAATCGAAATAGACACGGCTTTGGTTGGTGTCGCCGAGATAACGATAGATTTCCCCCCGCTGCTGGTAGTAAACGGCTGAGTCGCTCAGGTTTCTGCAGTCCGTCGAACTTCGTCGCGCAAGGGCCGACTCGTAGCGGCGCATATAGATGTCAGCCGACTCCTGAAGAACCCCGGCCATCTTCTCGGTCGTGGATTCTTCGTACCTCTCTATTGCCTTCATAATGTATAGACTGTCACCACTACCTAAGCCGGGCAGAGCCACATTCCAGAAGAGAAGCCCCCTGTTAGTAGGTTCGAACTCAAGTCCTTTCAGAACCACGATCTGTGCTTCGTCAAGTCGGTGCATCATAAAGAGGGTATGGATCAGCCCGGCAGCAATGTTCATCGACAGCGGGTCGAGCATGAGTGCTTTCTGTAGATAATCAGCGGCGATATCCCACTCTCCCATACGCCGATAGACATAACCAGTCATGGTTAGCAGATCGCTGTTGTTCGGTTGGCTCCGGGCCGCCAATTCGAATTGCTCGAGGGCCGATTCGTAATCACGGCTGATGTAATAATGGTAGGTCCCCATAGCGATGTAACCGTCCGGTTTCGACTTGGCCAACTCAAGGGCTTTCTCGGCAGCCTCCTTTGCCTGCGCCTTGCACTCATCGGTCCGCCGGTAAGCGTTGATGTACTCAACCCCATACATGCGCACTAACCAGGAGTAAGCAGGATAAAAGGTGCTGTCGAGACTGGTCGTTTTCTCAAGCAAATGAATCACGCTGTCCAAAGAAGCGTGATTTCCTTCATTCCAGTGATCCTTAGCACGTAAGAAATAGTCGTAAGCGACAAGATTCTCAGTCGGTTGGACTGTCAGAAGCTGCTTCTCCGACTCCAGCAACGTTACGTCAAGAGCATCGGCGATACGCGTGGCGATTTCCGCCTGGACAACGAATACCTGGGTAAGAGCCCGTTCAAAAGTATCGGCCCAGACATGGGAATCATCGGAAGCGCGTATGAGCTGCGGGATGATTCGTACGCGGTCAACATCGCCCGACTTGTCCCAACGGATTGTCCCCTCCAACACATAATCGACCTTTAGCTCTTTGGCTATCTGCTTGAGAGGTTTGCCGGAGTCCTTATAATGGACGGCACTTGTTCTGGAAATAACCCGCAGTCCGCTTAGGCCCGCCAGCCGCGCCGTGATCTCATCGGTAATGCCGGCGGCGAAGTATTCGTCTTCGTCGGTGCCAAGATTCTCAAAGGGGAGCACGACCAGGGACTTCTTTTTGTCACCTGAGGAGACTTCTTGCCTTGGGTACAGAGCATAGCCTGCCATTATCAAGCAGACAATCACCGCGCCGACGACCACAAAACGGTTCCACCAGTCCACGGGAGGTTTGCCGGCAACCGATGGCTCATCGCGGGTCAATGTCTTTAGATCGGAGATCAGACCAACCGCACTTTGATAACGTAGAGTGGGGTCTTTCTCAAGTAGTTTGGAAACGATACGCTGCAGCTCACCCGACACACCGCTTTTGTACCGCGATAGCGGCTCATGTACTTCGTTGAGTACGGCGTTCATCGTGGCCGCTTCGTTATCGGCTGCAAACGGTAATCGGCCCGCTATCATCTCATACAACACGACACCAAGGGAGAACAGGTCCGACCGGTGATCGACTTCCTTCACTTTGATCTGCTCCGGTGACATGTAGCCAACAGTGCCAAGGGTGGAGCCGGTCTTGGTCAGTTTATCAGTCCCTTGAATCGTTGCCAGACCAAAATCAACAAGCTTCGGGCGGCCGTCGGCATCAATAACAATATTCGAGGGTTTGATATCACGATGCGTGATCCCCGCCTCGTGCGCTTTGGCTAATCCTTCGCAGATTTGTAATACGAGATTGATGATGTCATCAAGACCCGGTTGGTAGTCCCTGATCACATCTTTAAGTGATTGTCCTTCGACATGCTCCATGGCGAAGAACGGCCGAGCATTATGTTCGGCGACTTCATAGATATGCACAATATTCGGATGGTTGAGTTTGGCGGCGGCCTGAGCTTCGCGTTTGAAACGTTCACGGCATTCATCGTCTTGGCACAGATGCGGGGGCAGGAACTTCAGCGCGACCTTGCGTTTGAGCTTCGTATCCTCCGCCAGGTACACTTCACCCATACCACCGGCGCCAATCTTCTCGATGATCCGGTAGTGCGACACCATCGTGTCCCTGGTCAGGATCACATGGGTCTGAGTACGGTCGTCATTATGCTCTGTCATTTCGTATCATACTTTTCTATCAGCGCCTGGAAGCGTGGGTGGTCGCGGAGGGGGTCCCATATGGGATTGAGACGCAGAGTCGCAACTGATTCAAGATTGAAGGGGATACTCATGACATGCTCTAATAGGTCAATCGCTAAATCATATTCTCCCGACATCACATATACAACGGCAAGTTCCTTCTCCTGACGAGTACCCAACAGGGCATCCTTAGATATTGGGTATTTCTCCACCGCAAGTTGACCGAATCTGATTGCTTCTTCCTTACGACCTAATCCTGCGTATGTTAGTCCTAATGACATATAGTATCCAAAAAAACCACTGAATTCCTGTTCGTGTGACTCCAAGAAAACACGTGATGAATCGAAGGCAGCATATGCAAGTTCGTCTTCACCCATGAACCTGTAAATAGAGCCTTTCCATAGGTCAACAGACATGAATGAACTTCCAGCAAGAACGTATTGTTTGGTTCCTAAATCAAAATACTTGAAAGTTGCATCATAATCTCTTTCGAACATAAGCAGATATACCCAAGGCAACGCGAGTGCTTCCTGATGTGGTGCGTTGGATATGGTTTGGTGAGCCGAAGGAAGATCACCCATCAATATAAGTGTCATCATCTTGATATAGTGATACATCGAAATGTCAGGGCGAATTGAAATGGCTTTGTCTATGTAGTTAATAGCCTTCTGATAATTACGTAACCATTGATGAATAACAGCAACCTGTATGGCTGCATCATCATCTCTGGGATTCAGTTGGAAAGCTTTCTCAAGGTTGACTTGTGCCTCTTCGAAACGCCCTAATCGCCGCCAGATAAACGCTTCCGCCTGAAGGATTCTTGGATCATTCGGCAATCTTTTCTCTGCAATTGCAAATTCTTTTAATGCCTTATCGTATTCCCGATACCCATGATAATAGTAGTAGCCAAGAGCCAGATGCGCTTCCGGTAGGCCTGGTTGCAACGCCAGAGCCTTATCCACCGCTTCCTTAGCAAGTTGAAGACGTTCCTCCGTATGATCGTACTGGTAGTGATACATCTCAGAGTGAGTTTTCGAAAGGGCTGCATAAGCAAGAGCGAAGCTCGGGTCCAATTCGATTGCTCGCTCATACATCTGCACTGCGAGCGAATCTGCATCATACCTTTTTCCCGCAAGATACGCATGATAAGCATCAGCGTTTTCAGTAGGTTGTTCGGCCAGGGCATCACGTTCTGGTTCGAGCAGCGTAATATCAAGTTTTTCCGCTATTGATGTAGCAATGCCGGCCTGGACCGCAAAAATCTGCGTCATTACGCGCTCATAGGTTTCAGTCCAGATGTGGCTGTCATCTGAGACCCGAATTAACTGTGGAATGATGCGCACACGGTCGGTATCACCACTCTTGTCCCAGAGAATCGTTCCTTCAAGAATATAGCTCACACCAAGTTCGGCACCAATTTGCTTAAGCGTCTTGTCGGTTTTTTTGTATTTCATAGCGCTTGTGCGGGAGATGACCCCTAACCCGCCAATCTTGGCTATGCGCGATGTGATCGCATCAGTGATGCCGTCTGCGAAGTTCTCATCATCCGGATTGCCCAGGTTTTCGAAGGGCAGCACGGCCAACATGATTCTCTCCGACTGGACCTGAGTTGCCTTCTCTTCTGTCATCGGAAGCAACCAGTACCCAGCCATGATAAGACACACAATGACAGCACCGACAACCACGAAACGGTTCCACCAGTCCACGGGAGGTTTGCTTGCAACTGATGGCTCATCGCGGGTTAATGTCTTGAGGTCGGAGATCAGACCAACCGCACTTTGATAACGTAGAGTGGGGTCTTTCTCCAGTAGTTTGGATACGATACGCTGAAGTTCGCCAGAGACACCACTTTTGTACCGCGATAGCGGCTCCGGTACTTCGTTGAGTACGGCGTTCATCGTGGCCGCTTCGTTATCGGCCGCAAACGGCAACCGTCCCGCGATCATTTCATACAGCACGACACCAAGGGAGAACAGGTCCGACCGGTGATCGACTTCCTTCACTTTGATCTGCTCCGGTGACATGTAGCCAACAGTGCCAAGGGTGGAGCCGGTCTTGGTCAGTTTATCAGTCCCTTGAATCGTTGCCAGACCAAAATCAACAAGCTTCGGGCGGCCGTCGGCATCAATAACAATATTCGAGGGTTTGATATCACGATGCGTGATCCCCGCCTCGTGCGCTTTGGCTAATCCTTCGCAGATTTGTAATACGAGATTGATGATGTCATCAAGACCCGGTTGGTAGTCCCTGATCACATCTTTAAGTGATTGTCCTTCGACATGCTCCATGGCAAAGAATGGTCGTCCGCTATGTTCGGCGACTTCGTGGATGGTGACGATGTTAGGATGGTTCAATTTCGCTGCTGCCTGGGCTTCGCGTTTGAAACGTTCGCGACAATCTTCATCCTGACACAGATGCGGAGGAAGGAACTTGAGGGCGACCTTGCGTTTGAGCTTCGTATCCTCCGCCAGATAGACCTCACCCATACCACCGGCGCCGATCTTCTCAATGATACGATAGTGTGACACCATCGTGCCTTTGGTCAGGATCACGTGGGACTGGGTCTTGTCGTCATCTGAGTCATTAGTAACCATTGGTCGCCTGCTATGTCCCTCTCATGTCCGTATGATCGGTTCATCTGACAAGGACTAAGTTAAGTACGTCGACCTATCATGTAAACATAAAGTTGGGGGCGTAGGGGTGATGCACGACAGCACCGCCTAAGAGACCGGCTTAAAATTACGGAACCCACAGCAAGCTGTGTGGCACCCATCCGGAGTCGAAGCGCAAAGATGTGCGCCTTGTGTGGTCGCCCTTCGACTCCGCTCAGGACGACGTAGCAACATGGAACCTATTCATACGGAGCGCAGGGCTCAAGCAATGCCTGTCGAAACTGAAGACAGTTTCGACCTACTCGAACGACAATACAGATTATGATCCTTATGCGCCGACCAGGTGCAATTTGCCCAGGAGGTTCTGGACTTGCGGCATAACGTCCAGACCAACCATATGCCCCAGCCCGCCGGAAGCGCAGGCGCGTTCGTTGAAGGCGGTCACATCGTCAACTCTGATGCTCTCTCCCCCACCGCCGTAGAACATGATCGGGACCGGATCGGCACAATGGGCTTTCATCTCAGAGGCGGTCGAATGATCAGCAGTCACAACCAATAAAGTCTCCGGTGACAAATCGGTCAGGAGCACAGCGGCAGCATCAATCTTCTCAATGAAGTCGCGCTTTGCTTCCCAGTTGCCGTCCTCGGACAGGGAGTCGGCCGCCTTCACATGAACAAAAACGAAATCGAACTCTTCGAGTTTTTCAAGGGCGGCTCGGAATTTGTTCTCGACATTTGCGTCGGGCAGTCCGGTCGCACCCGGTACGTCAATGATGTCCATACCGAGAAACGCCGCTACACCCTTGTAGAGTCCCCCTCCCGCAATACAACAGGCGGATAGATCGAACTTCTCTTTGAAGGATGCCAGTTCTTTGTACTGACCTCCTCCGCGAACCAGGAGGAAATTGGCCGGGAGTTTTCCGTCCTTCACACGCTTAGCATTGAACGGATGATTTTTAAGCACTTCGTGGGCTTTCCCCAGGAACTTATTAAGTACATCGGCAGTGTGTTTGGCCTCGGGTGTGTCGTCGGTAGCAGTTACAGTACGAACAGGAACATCGGGTACATGCGGATCAGCATCAACGATTGCCCCCGACAAACCTTTCCCCCGCATGATGACACCCGCTCGGTGAGCGGTGCCAGGCTTGACAATGAACTTCACGCTATCTACTTCCATGCCGTCAATCGCTTCTGTCAGTGGGCCGACTTCGAGAATGCGTCCGGCGCGACGGTCTTTGATGGTCAGGTTTCCATCGACGGTTCCGAAATTGCCACGCAGAGCCACATCGCCATCCTCACACTTCAGCCCCAGACCGGCGACCTCGATAGGGCCACGACCGGAATAACATTGATCGATGGGATAGCCAAAGATTGTCAGATGGGCCGTGTCGCTTCCGGGCGTTTTTCCACGTCCCAGGGTGTGCATCAGACCGCATTCTGCGCCTGTAGCCAGCTTATCAAGATTTGGCGTTTTGGCCGCCTCCAGGGGGGTCATGTTGTTCAGCCCCTTCACCGGACGGTCGCCCAATCCATCACAGATTACAAATATTACTTTCTTCAACATCCGTGTTCAGTCTCCATCAAGGATTACAGATAATCACTCGCTACAATCCGCAAAGTGTCGGCTATCGGTCTACTAATCCGTCAGTTTCACGATGCGATTACCGTTGACAATTCGGCCAATTCGATAGACCGTCTCACCCATACCTGTTAGGTCGGCCGCAATTGCATCTGCCTTACTTTCTTCAACTACCAGGACAAACCCGATTCCCATATTGAAGGCGGAATAGATGTCATCCGGGTCGATATTTCCACGCTCCTT
It encodes the following:
- a CDS encoding glycosyltransferase, which produces MKILLLADSRSFHTERFAGELRRLGCRVLVASVERGRMLHFHLRPRGEVRTQHYIMSAFRARALLKRFKPDIINAHFASGYGFLASLMGHHPEVPYLLHVLGSDVLIVPHMSSLRRRKVRRALLTADCIVTDSDYLAEETSSLAPTRRIETIGWGVERAALDHHRVDYALGRPLRIIVPRGQEPVYNNSFIIDALKPLIREGKVKITFPASGSLLGEFRNRLSSLSDAGVLFYDRMPRCGFVPFMAGFDVCLSAAISDSSPTILIEAMALGLIPVAAKIPGVREWLSPDSGYLFNLGKPEELRHVIKKLISDNDPHTTMKQRNLEEVCNRGIFEENMVRQVELMRSLVLETRS
- a CDS encoding GNAT family N-acetyltransferase is translated as MKVYRTLVEQLAGEDSLLLTNGPFFTSPGFAFVWESHGGTPVVWIAEEDGEIVALLPGVEYGRRPMVRFMSMPNGCYGGLVLSSKDGDNKQELGRLLLAAIADYHYATTHIYDFRSNLPSDNRFKHEPCQTSLVDISDPDWQPPDKKLRQQIRKAEKEGIEVIPFSGDTHMSGFLDLVSIFEQRTGQKCKYSPEFFSAMAVLAAGDDRVRWFWCEFEGHPVSSNIFIVNDDQLLHWQAYFDEAYSFLHPSKYIPYYAARNAVGHDLKYLNLGASPEDVPGVASYKAKWGGVVYQYNCLIRQKGLGRFL
- the lnt gene encoding apolipoprotein N-acyltransferase yields the protein MSLAFYPGYWGVLAWVALARPIMIVARLKGRQAFNAAYFFSFFFNLFSIYWVAMVTPPGMVAAVVIVAFYYTAVFMLFHRLYHIRPILAFVAMPFLWTGMEYFRTLSEFAFPWSDLGYTQAYFLYVLQVVSVISVHGLTFLIVGVNVLLCQLLRRCLSPERKLTSVFVSLAIVSSLTAYGWVVTPPYPVPGTIDVALMQGSVPIEVKWAKGNQEHSYRLYDSLARAVDDTTIDLYIWPETSAPSYLSHDQKALKRVGGIAATTSAPHLVGALSASRSGGQARYHNACFQFDSTGRVVGQHDKMKLVPFSEHVPYQDHLTFLKKGALESYLTFIDQWGVRWWSDFYPGDSARLFELGDHLYGALICFECTFPEFVRQSILDGADFMVGITNDTWFGRSVGIHQHSRMFITRAVENRCWMARVANSGLTYVVDRYGRVRDELELYEVATLVSSVGVVDGYSVFTRFGDVVGRFSFLLTAVLSCIFITLWLARKLLAIIWRR
- a CDS encoding protein kinase; translation: MTEHNDDRTQTHVILTRDTMVSHYRIIEKIGAGGMGEVYLAEDTKLKRKVALKFLPPHLCQDDECRERFKREAQAAAKLNHPNIVHIYEVAEHNARPFFAMEHVEGQSLKDVIRDYQPGLDDIINLVLQICEGLAKAHEAGITHRDIKPSNIVIDADGRPKLVDFGLATIQGTDKLTKTGSTLGTVGYMSPEQIKVKEVDHRSDLFSLGVVLYEMIAGRLPFAADNEAATMNAVLNEVHEPLSRYKSGVSGELQRIVSKLLEKDPTLRYQSAVGLISDLKTLTRDEPSVAGKPPVDWWNRFVVVGAVIVCLIMAGYALYPRQEVSSGDKKKSLVVLPFENLGTDEDEYFAAGITDEITARLAGLSGLRVISRTSAVHYKDSGKPLKQIAKELKVDYVLEGTIRWDKSGDVDRVRIIPQLIRASDDSHVWADTFERALTQVFVVQAEIATRIADALDVTLLESEKQLLTVQPTENLVAYDYFLRAKDHWNEGNHASLDSVIHLLEKTTSLDSTFYPAYSWLVRMYGVEYINAYRRTDECKAQAKEAAEKALELAKSKPDGYIAMGTYHYYISRDYESALEQFELAARSQPNNSDLLTMTGYVYRRMGEWDIAADYLQKALMLDPLSMNIAAGLIHTLFMMHRLDEAQIVVLKGLEFEPTNRGLLFWNVALPGLGSGDSLYIMKAIERYEESTTEKMAGVLQESADIYMRRYESALARRSSTDCRNLSDSAVYYQQRGEIYRYLGDTNQSRVYFDSARVIWEAQVEASPDVADFHSPLAEVYVGLGQNLRAVEHAELATRLMPVSKDEVAGSERLVSLAVVYAWVGEYDKSIDLLDYLLSHPSRIQVGGIRLHPRWDPLRDHPRFQALIEKYSDQTEQ
- a CDS encoding protein kinase; translation: MVTNDSDDDKTQSHVILTKGTMVSHYRIIEKIGAGGMGEVYLAEDTKLKRKVALKFLPPHLCQDEDCRERFKREAQAAAKLNHPNIVTIHEVAEHSGRPFFAMEHVEGQSLKDVIRDYQPGLDDIINLVLQICEGLAKAHEAGITHRDIKPSNIVIDADGRPKLVDFGLATIQGTDKLTKTGSTLGTVGYMSPEQIKVKEVDHRSDLFSLGVVLYEMIAGRLPFAADNEAATMNAVLNEVPEPLSRYKSGVSGELQRIVSKLLEKDPTLRYQSAVGLISDLKTLTRDEPSVASKPPVDWWNRFVVVGAVIVCLIMAGYWLLPMTEEKATQVQSERIMLAVLPFENLGNPDDENFADGITDAITSRIAKIGGLGVISRTSAMKYKKTDKTLKQIGAELGVSYILEGTILWDKSGDTDRVRIIPQLIRVSDDSHIWTETYERVMTQIFAVQAGIATSIAEKLDITLLEPERDALAEQPTENADAYHAYLAGKRYDADSLAVQMYERAIELDPSFALAYAALSKTHSEMYHYQYDHTEERLQLAKEAVDKALALQPGLPEAHLALGYYYYHGYREYDKALKEFAIAEKRLPNDPRILQAEAFIWRRLGRFEEAQVNLEKAFQLNPRDDDAAIQVAVIHQWLRNYQKAINYIDKAISIRPDISMYHYIKMMTLILMGDLPSAHQTISNAPHQEALALPWVYLLMFERDYDATFKYFDLGTKQYVLAGSSFMSVDLWKGSIYRFMGEDELAYAAFDSSRVFLESHEQEFSGFFGYYMSLGLTYAGLGRKEEAIRFGQLAVEKYPISKDALLGTRQEKELAVVYVMSGEYDLAIDLLEHVMSIPFNLESVATLRLNPIWDPLRDHPRFQALIEKYDTK